AGACAAGTCTGGTGCGACGAGCTCTTACTGAGAAGGCTGCTGGTGATGGAAATCGATCCCAGGTCTTCCATGTGGGAAACTGCTCACCCATCCAACTCAGCCAACCTTTACGAGTGTATAGTCTTTATTTTTATAGgtcaatgtcttcaagcttttcCAACCTTCACTTAATTTAAACTTACTTTCATATTTGAAATTCAAGCTCCAGATTTTTTTGTCttacaacaatatatatatatatatatgtctattaaataatttagaaaaaccTAAATATAAGTTAACTAGCAGAATGGAAACTCAATTATTAAATCTTTACGCAATATATTAGCACTTCTCTGTCCCACGTATTCAGGGACGAGCAAAATAATTTAGCGAAATTATAAATCATTTTGCAAAATTTCTTTCGACCAATTATATGTATTATACCTAATATGATGATTTATAAACCCAAATACTTatgatcatttttttttattgtctAAACTACATGCCTAGAGCGTGCGGCTTCGGACGAACTTAGTAGTTTTAGTCCAAACCACGAAATTTGTCAGAAAATTTATTAAACATGTACAAATTATTCAGTTTAAAACTCAATAActtaaaataattaaattctgAATCCATAAATTTTAAATCCTGATTCTGTTGTTTGCAATAAATTTTAATATGCGGAAATAAATTACAAtcacaaacaaaatatgaagaaacagagattttatttatgaatattgcGGGTACAAGATCTGTTTactcccttgattcttctctcctaatatttctccGTAATTCAAGGGTCGTTAGTAGCTTGTTTCTCGAACGTAGGATGATTTGTATTTGGATATGTGGACTTTCGTGGGATGTATCTGATTTCCATGAAAGGATATTGTGGATCTTTTTGAAGTATTTGGTTGTCAAGAAATATCCAGCCACATATTGACCTCTTTTTGAATACCTATGAGTGTATGGGATATCTGAGATGACTTTTCAAGTGAATATGTGTCTTTATAGGCTTAATCTAGGGTTTAGGGTAGAGTAGTCTCCAAGAAACCCTAGCACCTATTGAGCTCAACTTGTAGAGCCCCACAAAATTTCGATGTCTCCAAATGCCCCCTACTCCAAAACTTGTCGGAGTATAAACTTGGCGAATCTCAAAGACGAGACTTGAAGCAATAATGAAAGATGACAATCGTCTCAAGTACTGTTTGTTTGAGAGATACCCTTGGATCATTATTATTTTCCAGTGTCTTTTGGCCTTGGTAAGACTAACTGTACCCACTTTGGACATGGATTGAAATCCATCCCTTTTCATTAAAGAGTGGTATCAAATCCACGTAGGACAAATTTGAACAGACTTTAATTTGCACACCAGCTTAATTCAAACTCAATTTCCAGAGAAATCTAATTTTAATAGACTTCAATTTGCACCATAAATTTGTCCTCTTGATTTCACCAATCACCTTTCAGAGTAGCCACGGATCACGTGTGTGTCTTTGCGATTTTGCAACTTCGGTGAGAAATCACTCGGTGATTcgattttgctttttttttttttttttgagggaaGAGATGAAGGGTAAAATTGTCTCACTGAGCGTGCCAatttgtttgcaacaaattttaaTATGCGGAAATAAATTACAACACAAATAAAATATGAAGAAACAAAGATTTTATTTATGAATATTTGCGGGTACAAGATCTGTTTACTCCCTTAattcttctctcctaatatttctTCATAATTCGAGGGCCGTTAATAGTTTGTTTCTCGATCGTAGGATGATTTGGATTTGAATATGTGAACTTTCttgggatgtatttgatctccatgaaagaatattatggatcttcttgaagtatttgATTGTCAAGAAATATTCAGCCACATATTGACCTCTTTTTGAATATCCATgagtttataggatacgtaagaTGTCTCTTACAGTGAATATATGTTCTTTATATAGGCTTAATCTAGAACTTAGGATAGAGTAATATCCAAAAAAAACCTACGTATTGAGCTCAACTTATAGAATCCCACGAAATTTTGATTTCTACGTTCGTCTCTCAACCAAATACTTACAATGGAACAAGAGGGTACAGCATCACAACCTTAAAGCTACTTCCTCCcttatctttttttctttctatatttTTCCTAAAGAAACGCCGACATTAAAAGATTGGAAATTACAAGTTCCAAAAGTTGGAACTATCTCCAATTGTCGCAACGTAAGTTTAATAGCGACAAGTGTAAAATAGGTGCCCTCTACTTTTGCCAAGTAACCCGTGTCCGCTTGCTACTCACGCAAATCAAGGGGCATAAAATGTCCGTTTCAACTCACAGCATTATTATTGTATTGGCAATTGGAATTTCGTGATAAATCATTTTTAAAATCAAAAGGTGATAACTCCACCTCTCTACCACCTGGACTCCCAGTTTCCAGTCCAATATTCAAGGAATTTCGTGTTTTCCAGTTTATGATCAAATCAAAATTATTGAAAAAGGGCGTTCAAAGGCTTCGTCTTAAAATTCATTTGAAAATAAGCAAAAAGCTAGTGTGAACAATGGCTTTATGATTACAAATTTATAAGCTGAAGAAGCAAACTTTTAGTCAATATTtcgtaatttaaataatttcagTACCACTTAAGATgtgattaactaaccatgatttaTGTTGACATCCTAACACAATTTTCACATGGTGGCAGATTTAACATTTGAAATTATGAATTCTTATCACAACCTCAAATCAATATATAATATCTACAATcaaatattttataaataacttaatatatataagaTAGACTTCATTTGATTTAAACTTAAAAAATTGATATGAAATTAATCTAAttttaatttaaataaaaaatctaaTCAAATGGGACAATAGTTCTTCGAAGCGATCATTTATAGATTTGAACTTTTCTCTTTGAAGACTAATCAACCACAAATTCGAAAGGAGTAAACCCGTAATCTATACCTCTAAGCAGAATAGCTGATTCTTGCTCGATTGAGAGGAAGAGGTGAAGCTCTTAATTCTAagcttgtaaaaaaaaaaaaacgtaattGATCGTTCGACTCAAAAGTGATATAATAAATATTTATTCAAGTTCAGCCCTAGATTCAAAGGAAGAACTAAACTCATGATTTGTATCTCTTTTCAAAGTGGAGCGGCTTACTCTTGCGCGTGCAGGAGGAAGAGGAAAACTTCTTGACTTTATGCTAGTCGGCAAAGCGGGATCAATCATTCAACTAAAATGTACTCCCTCTAGTTTTCACTTAGCCATCTGCAcacattttaagaaaataataacttcaaaaaaaataagtaatttgattaaattatctcaaattaAATAGGTATTATATTTTGGTCACTTTAACATTTAATAAGGGTAAATTTTAAAAAGTAAGAATAATTATTTTGTGATTTAAtaaatgaacactctttttgCATCAAAATAAATAGGCTacgtggacactcttttttaaaaTAAGGGAGTAATACTTAGGGGAAACAGCACAAAACACCCCTAGAACCTAAAATAATTACGCGTTTATGCCTCCAGTTAAACTAATTACTGCCAATACCTTTTTTGCATTAAATATTTACCAGATCACCCCTTACACGGACTGAGCCGTGAATTGCGGCATGAAACAGGTCCTTGACTCCTTTCTCACctctgttttcttttctttttgtttctttttctcttaatttcttttttttttctttttttttttttgtaacttgtcagtatataatatatgatatatatcatgtGGGTATCATAAAAGATAgatgagtgttttttttttttttaagaaatgaaaGTCCTCTATGATAGCCTATTAGTATATCATAGTACACTGAGTAACATTGTGATGAATCAGTCATCTATGATACTCTGTCAGTATATGAGATATACCAGCTTAATATCATAAAGAACTgagaaatattttttatatttgatAAGAATGAATTAGTCTTTATGAAACCCTgtaagtatatgatatataccatacgggtatcataaaggattgagttgtgtttttTTTAAGGAATGAATATATTAGAGTGATACCCTAATATATCACGTAAGTCATTCATCCATAATATGAGTATCATAGTATATTGCAACAGTATACTTCAACTGCTACTGATTTGATATACTATATGCtagaataaattatttttttaaatatgaaaaaaaatatcagttatcctttttattgatataaaaaaataaaaataaaggagccAAAAGGTGTGTAGAGTTAGATTatgaaaaaaaggaaataaagaaaaaataattttgtaaaattgaaattagaaaaggagGAAAAAGTAATAAATGAAAATCATcagaaatttaaaaataaaaataaataaaaatagcaaaaaaaaaaaagtgaatgaaattagattatggagataaaaaagaaaagaaataaatgaaattaaaaaggaacaaaataaataaatttaaaaaatagaaaaaaaaagaaaagaaagaagctaGAATTAAATATGGAGTCAGATTatagtgaaaaagaaaataaaatatagtttaatttgggtaaaaaataaatgaacaaaaaaggaggaaaaagaaaagaaagaaaagaagataagaagtagagaaataaaaaagaaaaagagacaaTATACAATTACCTATCAAAGCTACTGTTAAGATAATTATTTTGCATATAATGGATATTGATGTTTTTTCCCCTAATACTTGTGATAGTAAATTTTACTCGTAACCGATATTTATAGTACTAAATTAGAATGCTTAATCATAATTAAGTGGAGTAATAAATTAGTTGAAAATCCCGATCCACCGCATATCTCGGTCTCCAGTCACCAGCTAGTTAATATTGAACCCTTCTACTAACATCCACTCCACTACACTCTTCGACAAAACCTTGCAACCACTCACTCCCATCCAACTTCGCTCCTCCTCtcatttcacacacacacaaaaaaaaaaaaaaaattaaaaaaaatcatgggTACGTCGATTctctttcccttttatttttcctGCTTTTAACATGATTTTCTCTTTTCAGATCATTAAATTcgattaatttttttccttttcttttattgtttCAACTCTCACAGCCAAGATTAAGATTGGAATTAACGGTAAGCATCTGTTCTCTTCAAGTGATTTTATCTAATTAATTATAATTTACCTTTGTTTGGTATACTCTATGGTTTTGAAATTAATCTTGTTTGCATGAAGGATTTGGAAGAATTGGTCGATTAGTGGCCCGAGTTGCTCTCCAAAGAGATGATGTTGAGCTTGTTGCTGTTAACGACCCCTTCATCTCTGTTGAATACATGGtacatacccaaaaaaaaaataaaaaattgaataaaTTTTATTGTTAATGTTATGAAAGTTTACTGTATGTCGTGTTGCAGACATATATGTTCAAGTATGATAGTGTACACGGTCAGTGGAAGCACCATGAGCTTAAGGTTAAGGATGAGAAGACTCTCCTCTTTGGTGACAAGGCTGTTACTGTTTTTGGCTTTAGGtaataatttatttttctcttgaacacATACAAATTGGTTTATAATTTTATTGGGTCGATTTGAATTTCTGATTGAACTTTGTTGGTATATGTGAAGGAACCCAGAGGAGATTCCATGGGGACAGACTGGAGCTGATTATATCGTGGAATCGACCGGTGTTTTCACCGATAAGGACAAAGCTGCTGCTCACTTGAAGGTTTGTGATCATAAGTAAATAGATATGTTCCACAATTTTGTGCATTGTGTGTGTATGATCATCAAGTTTCGCTCTAATGTACATGCACATGATTACTCTGTATTAGTGATGTTAATTGATGCTTGATGAGTATCTTTATTTGTGATGGTATACTGAAAACAGCATTACAAAATTTGTACTAGTGATGTTAATTGATGCTTGATGTTCGTATTATATTTGATGATCGGAGGATTTGTACCTGAGTTTTGGGTGAACACACTAGTAACTATGTTTTAGTggatataataattatttcctTGCCAAGATCATTGATTTTTTGTAGAAAGTTTTATCTCAAGCCTTGATGCAACTAAGTCATGCATATCTCATTGTTGAGTTAAATTAAGAACTATGAATCAAGCTTGGTGTAGTGGTATTGGTATAGTGGTATCTACTCACCTCGGGTTCTTTATGCTTGTTCCTGTTAATGCTATGATAGTTGGATTAATTGATTATTTTTCTTTTCGACCTTAGTTTGAGTTATTATCAGTGATACTAGGAAGCTAATATCTTGTTCAACTTTTGTGAATCATCAGGGTGGTGCCAAGAAAGTTATCATTTCTGCCCCTAGCAAGGATGCTCCTATGTTTGTTGTCGGTGTCAATGAGAAGGAATACAAGCCAGAACTCAACATTGTTTCAAACGCTAGCTGCACCACAAATTGCCTTGCTCCCTTGGCCAAGGTTCTCCTTTTCTGCCCGTCCCGTTCCTTCAAAATAACTATTGTGTCATTGCATAATGGGATGCGCGAATGAAACGTCATGTCACAATTTCTCGTGTCTATCTGCAGGTTATAAATGACAGATTTGGAATTGTTGAGGGTCTCATGACCACCGTCCACTCCATCACAGGTAAGTGCCTCTCTTGCTTCTACTTTTATTTAAAATAGGAGTATAATTCATATGTAGCTTGCTCACTGGGATTGGCTACGACCATAATATTTTAGCCACTCAGAAGACTGTTGATGGGCCATCATCCAAGGATTGGAGAGGTGGAAGAGCTGCTTCATTCAACATTATTCCCAGCAGCACTGGAGCTGCTAAGGCTGTCGGGAAAGTGCTACCAGCGTTGAATGGAAAGTTAACCGGAATGGCTTTCCGAGTCCCAACTGTTGATGTGTCCGTGGTTGACCTCACAGTGAGGTTGGAGAAAGAAGCTACCTATGATGAAATCAAGGCTGCTTTGAAGTAAGTTTGTGTTCTTTGTATGATTTCCACAAGTGTATTAGTATGTAAGTTTGTGTTCTTTGTATGTTTTCCACAAGTGTATTAGTATGCGTAAGTTATTTTCCTTTTTCCCTAAAGAATCTATTATCATATCAATAGTGTCTTGGAATAATGTTTGTGTTCTTCCACATTTGTTTTCTTGAGCTGCGTCTTGGCATGACTGCTAACTTGCATTGTTAAATCTTCTGAAGGGAGGAGTCTGAAGGAAAATTGAAGGGAATTCTAGGTTACACTGAAGATGATGTGGTATCCACGGACTTTGTGGGAGACAATAGGTGAGTTTGGGATTTTGAAGTGTTTTATGATTAAATTTCTGTCTATTTCGCGTTTCATTTGCTACACTAAAGTTCTTTCTGTGTTGATCCACTTTTATGTTGCTCTACTAATCAGACTCTGTATTTCTGAAATAATTTGCAGATCAAGCATATTTGATGCCAAGGCTGGAATTGCTTTGAGCAAGAATTTTGTCAAGCTTGTTTCGTGGTACGACAACGAGTGGGGTTACAGGTAAGAACATGAAATATCTAGTGTACATTTCTTTCATCATCAGTTCAATTCACTGCATAGGAGTATTATATGGTTTGTGGCTTCCTGCTAATAGTAATGCTTGATGGAATTGCAGCACACGAGTGGTGGACTTGATTAAGCACATGGCATCAGTTCAGTAGAAGTGGCAGTTCACTCATTGGTGGCAACGCATGGTGGTACTGCTCGTGGCGATCCTGTTCTGCGTTCTTAGATAATACAGTTTAGAATAAAGTGTTCTCTCGGACCAGAAATTAGCGGATGTTTGATGTGATTTTGGGGCTGTACTCTTGTTTAGAGTCCTCTTTACATTCCGAGAATGTGTCTCAGTGACTGGTATATGTTTCTCTTGTTTTGTTCCGTTATGAATGTATAATAATGTTGGACCTTGTTTAGTGGTTTTGCTTCCCCGTGTCTGTACTATCCCTTGGTGCTTAGCTAACAGGTCTCAAGTATAAAAGGCACGTCAGATGCCCTTACCAAAGCTGCTATAGGGTCAATAGATGAGTTCTTCCTCAGCATGGGGTTCTCTGTTCTTTTGGAATATGTTCCTTGATTACATCCCCATGCAGGCTCCGGTGTCCCTTTCTTCCTTAAGTATAGTGGAGTCTGTCATGTTGTGTTTTCAGTTTCTCATGTTAAATAAATGAAGGCCGAGTAGGCAGGACTGTAGGTTAGTCATGTGAATTTGGTTTGGCTCTTCTTTGGGATCACAAGAATGTCAATATGTTGGGTGACTTTTGGTTGAGAGCCTTGGTGCTTTCAAATCAACTAGTAGAAGAGTAGTTGTGGGGTAGGTGCATCGTGATATCGATGTGGGGTTCATTTGGATAGCTGGGGGGAGCATTTCTACCAAAAACAGCTGAATAATCTTTCTCATGATACTATTAATTGTTATCACGCATTTTGTCGCGGCAGTTGGTGGTTAAGTGTTAATTACTTTGTTGAATCGAGCATGACTCTTTAACCACCAGTCCACTTTAACCAATGTTTGGGAGCCTTCGGTTGAAGTGGTTCCTTACTGTCTTATTGGTTTTCTCTTTACAGAGGAAGTtggttttctttttctctttttctaaACAAGCAGATCGTAATCACGTGTTCTGCGTAGCTTTGAGGGACAAGGACGAAGCCTGGCCGTTATTTAGGCTTCGTTGCGTAAAAATCACTCTAGTCTACTGATTATCTAAGGTTCCAAAACTGTAGGTTGAAATTGTATTTGTACATGAACGTCTCTTGAAAAAATAAGTTGACGTTCAGGGAATAAAAAGTCACTGTTAATGATGTTCAAACATTAACAGTTAATCTGCAAATAATGATTTGCAAATATTGGTTGCTCTTCTGGCTCTCTATTTAGCTAcagttgccaaaaaaaaaaaaaaaaaaaagtaggttTCATGCACGAATtccgtgcgtgaaaggaccaaactgtaaagTTAAAACCttggccctttcacgcacagaattcgtgcgtgaaagaggTAACATAAACTGCCCCCCTGCCCTTGCCTTTGTtctttggccaatttttttttaaattcatgttttttccgtactttgactGAAGATTAGTTAGATTTCAAAAtgccggaatatcaatattttatatagaatttaatatctttttttgcatacaataatgtcggctcattacatgaaGTACATCTAAACGTTTGGATGACGTTTTAGGGGTTCTATAGTGCCCCAAAGtatttgtttggaaacttgttatctttagatttaagtgtcatattttatagggttttgattaatttaggacgtcgcacaagttattattaatcgacaataaagactaagataacttattatcattaagaaaataataaacaaaaatatatataatatttacataaaatgtacactttatttacaaatacacaatctcAGGTCCCACATCTCGGAGCCTTTAGAGTACTGCTAGGCCTAAGGccaaccccaccaccctcacCATCATGTCCACTCCCCTTCTTCCGCTTAACCGTACATGCTCTATGGTATGATTATCCTTGCTTCCCTTCCTTCCACCCGGACCCtggttcataacatgcttcctaTGGGAGATGACGGTGGGCAGTGGGAGTGGGACAACAACATTAGGAGACTCGTCAATCTCATTAGAAGACCCGTCCATaggcgcagaagaatgaacctgaaataacatataaacaatttaggcgcagaagaatgaacctgaaataagatataaacaatttaatttagatttattctaaactaaacatgaaataaacaattaattaataaattattttattgtaaaaatcaaacttgtgtgtcgacggcctcctgagatggttggtgagagggctcctcagctggctcctcaacggtctcCTGAGTGGGCCCCGGAGCTGTAGCTGGAGCTggagatgggtccacaggcgcagaaggatgaacctgaaataacatataaacaatttagtttggatttattctaaactaaacatgaaataacatataaaaaaataattaataaattattttattctaaaaatcaaacctgtgttTCGACGGCCTCTTGAGATGGCtagtgagagggctcctgagcggcccccggagcaggagatgcagatggtgccaGATCAAACATGGCGTCGAAGTTCAGATGTAGGCCACTTTGTAGATCATGAACCGGCCGCTCACCTTGTGGATCACGAACTGGTGGATGTGGAAATGAAGGCCAGGGCACATAATCTAACAAAGGGTCCGGCGTATACAGAGGTGTCTGTGAAGTAGACGGCCGGGAAGAAGAAGTCGATGGGATCTCTGAAGCTGACAGAGCCTCATCACTTCTGCCAGCCCGACCACCTTGGCCACCAACTCCTCTGGCCCTACCCTCTCGGCCACCACCACCTCCAGCACAACCACGACCACTCGCTGCCTGAGGTGGGGCACTGGTAACACGCTCACCGAGACACTCAAAGTCATGTGCCTGTAGCATACCAGTCTCGGCAAGCTCAATCATCCGTGCTTCATACTTCGCTATCTCGGGGGCCTCCGTACGGGCAGTGCTCTCATAGTGCATCGTCTGAACGGTCCGTACCTGCTTATGTTTGCAAATATTAacaattgaataaatttgta
The nucleotide sequence above comes from Lycium barbarum isolate Lr01 chromosome 3, ASM1917538v2, whole genome shotgun sequence. Encoded proteins:
- the LOC132632493 gene encoding glyceraldehyde-3-phosphate dehydrogenase, cytosolic — its product is MAKIKIGINGFGRIGRLVARVALQRDDVELVAVNDPFISVEYMTYMFKYDSVHGQWKHHELKVKDEKTLLFGDKAVTVFGFRNPEEIPWGQTGADYIVESTGVFTDKDKAAAHLKGGAKKVIISAPSKDAPMFVVGVNEKEYKPELNIVSNASCTTNCLAPLAKVINDRFGIVEGLMTTVHSITATQKTVDGPSSKDWRGGRAASFNIIPSSTGAAKAVGKVLPALNGKLTGMAFRVPTVDVSVVDLTVRLEKEATYDEIKAALKEESEGKLKGILGYTEDDVVSTDFVGDNRSSIFDAKAGIALSKNFVKLVSWYDNEWGYSTRVVDLIKHMASVQ